CCTGGTGGTCAAGGACCTGTGCCGGCTGCCCCGGGGGCTGATCCTGGTCACCGGCCCCACCGGCCACGGCAAGTCCACCACCCTGGCCGCCATGATCGACTTCATCAACAGCGAGCGGGCGGCCCACATCGTCACCATCGAGGACCCCATCGAGTACGTGCACCACCACAAGAAGAGCATCGTCAACCAGCGGGAACTGGGCTTTGACACCCAGTCCTTCCCCAACGCCCTGCGGGCGGTGCTGCGGGAGGACCCCAACGTCATCATGGTGGGCGAGATGCGCGACCTGGAGACCATCTCGGCGGCTCTGACCATCGCCGAGACCGGCCACCTGGTCTTCGCCACCCTGCACACCGCCAACGCCAGCCAGTCCATCGACCGCATCATCGACGTCTTCCCGCCCCACCAGCAGCAGCAGATCCGCGTGCAGCTGGCCTCGGTGCTGGAGGCGGTGATCAGCCAGCAGCTGCTGCCCAACGCGCAGTTCGTGGGGCGGCGGGAGGAGCGGCGGGTGGCGGCGGTGGCCGCCGCGGCCCGGGGGGCGGGCGGCGGGATGGGGGACGGGCGCAAGGGGAACTGGCCGTCGCTGGAGGAGATCGGGCGCGTCCCGGCGGTGGAGATCATGATCGCCACCCCGGCCATCCGCAACCTGATCCGGGAGGCCAAGACCCATCAGATCCACACCGCCATCCAGACCGGCGCCCAGTACGGCATGCAGACCATGGACCAGTCCCTGTTCAACCTGTACTCCCGGCGGCTGATTACCCTGGAGAACGCCCTGGCCCGGGCCATTTACCCCGACGAGCTGCGGAAGATGATCGAACGGGGAGGCCAGTAACCCGGAGGAGGGACTGCCGCGCCGGTCCGGGAGCGGATAGTCTGAGGGGAGGGAAAACTTTCCGTCTCCCCCGGGCAGAGGGGCGAGCACTGGCAATTCTCCTCTTCCTTCGGGGAGAGGGCCGGCATCAACAGCTTCTCGCCCCCTATGGGGAGAGGGTGAGGGGATACGCAAACTTTCCCTCTCCCCTCTGGGGAGAGGGTGAGGGTGAGGGGTATGGCGACCTTCCGGTACAGTGCACGCGACGCCTCCGGACGAGTGGTGGCCGGCGCCATCGAGGCCGACACCGAGGTGGCGGTGGTCGGCAAGCTGCAGGAGATGGGGTTTTACGTCACCAGCCTGGAGCGGGCCGCTCCCCGCGCCGACCTGCGGGCGGGGCTGCGGCGGCTGCGGCGGGTGGGACTGCGGGAGCTGACCATCTTCACCCGGCAGTTCGCCACCATGGTGAACGCCGGGCTGTCCATGGTGCGCACCCTGACCATCCTGGAGCAGCAGACCGAAAGCCACAAACTCCGCCAGATCGTCAGCGAGGTGCGCAAGGACGTGGAGGAGGGCATGACCCTCTCCGACGCCCTGGCCAAGCATCCTGACACCTTCAGCACCCTGACGGTGAACATGGTGCGGGCCGGCGAGGTGGGCGGCGTCCTGGACGACGTGCTCAACCGCCTGGCCATCTTCTTCGAGAAGGACCTGGCCCTGCGCCAGAAGGTGCGGGCCGCGGTGACCTACCCGGCGGCCATCTTCGTGTTCGCCCTCGGCGTGATCTTCTTCCTGGTGTTCTTCATCCTGCCCCAGTTCATCGGCTTCTTCGAGGGGCTGGAGCTGACGCTGCCGCTGCCCACCCGGGTCCTGATCTGGTTCACCAAGACCCTCACCGGGTACTGGTACGTGTTCCTGGGCTTCATCCTGCTGGGGCTGTACGGCCTGCGCATGTACATCAGCACGCCCATCGGCCGCTTCCGTTTTGACCGGTTCAAGCTGCGGGTGCCGGTGTTCGGGCCCCTGGTGCGCAAGGTGACCATCTCCCGGTTCACCCGGACCCTGGGGACCCTGATCACCAGCGGCGTGCCCATCATGCAGGCCCTGGACGTGGTGGCCAAGGCGGTGGAGAACAAGGTGGTGGCCGAGGCCATCGAGAACGTGCGCAACAGCATCCGCGAGGGCGAGTCCATCGCCCTGCCCCTGCAGGCCAGCGGCCTGTTCCCGCCCATGGTGGTGCAGATGACGTCGGTGGGCGAGGAGACCGGGACCCTGGACACCATGCTGCAGAAGGTGGCCGACTTCTACGACGCCGAGGTGGAGACCACCCTGGCCCAGCTCACCTCGATCCTGGAGCCCATGC
This genomic interval from Armatimonadota bacterium contains the following:
- a CDS encoding type IV pilus twitching motility protein PilT, which translates into the protein MPQGCEMHIDDLLRQTVEAKASDLHLTVGVPPTVRVWGKLQPLNHPPLTPEDTFQLAYSMLNTFQKQKFEKTWELDLSYAVAGLGRFRVNVYRQRGSVGVACRVIPEVIPSIEELNIPLVVKDLCRLPRGLILVTGPTGHGKSTTLAAMIDFINSERAAHIVTIEDPIEYVHHHKKSIVNQRELGFDTQSFPNALRAVLREDPNVIMVGEMRDLETISAALTIAETGHLVFATLHTANASQSIDRIIDVFPPHQQQQIRVQLASVLEAVISQQLLPNAQFVGRREERRVAAVAAAARGAGGGMGDGRKGNWPSLEEIGRVPAVEIMIATPAIRNLIREAKTHQIHTAIQTGAQYGMQTMDQSLFNLYSRRLITLENALARAIYPDELRKMIERGGQ
- a CDS encoding type II secretion system F family protein, whose protein sequence is MATFRYSARDASGRVVAGAIEADTEVAVVGKLQEMGFYVTSLERAAPRADLRAGLRRLRRVGLRELTIFTRQFATMVNAGLSMVRTLTILEQQTESHKLRQIVSEVRKDVEEGMTLSDALAKHPDTFSTLTVNMVRAGEVGGVLDDVLNRLAIFFEKDLALRQKVRAAVTYPAAIFVFALGVIFFLVFFILPQFIGFFEGLELTLPLPTRVLIWFTKTLTGYWYVFLGFILLGLYGLRMYISTPIGRFRFDRFKLRVPVFGPLVRKVTISRFTRTLGTLITSGVPIMQALDVVAKAVENKVVAEAIENVRNSIREGESIALPLQASGLFPPMVVQMTSVGEETGTLDTMLQKVADFYDAEVETTLAQLTSILEPMLIVFLGFVVGFIVLSFYMPLYQLITGLR